One window from the genome of Bartonella sp. WD16.2 encodes:
- the infC gene encoding translation initiation factor IF-3, whose translation MTPSQKDGPRSNQDIRVPCVQLINDEGQNQGIIATQEALAMAADVGLDLVEIVPNAEPPVCKIIDLGKLKYQNQKKAAETRKKQKTIEVKEIKMRPNVDVHDYEVKLKAVHRFIDHGNKVKITLRFRGREMAHQDLGMKLLQRVKEDTSGIAKIESEPKLEGRQMMMVIAPK comes from the coding sequence ATGACACCTAGTCAAAAGGACGGGCCACGTTCAAATCAAGATATTCGTGTTCCTTGCGTTCAACTTATTAACGATGAAGGACAAAATCAGGGGATTATTGCAACACAAGAAGCACTTGCTATGGCTGCAGATGTTGGGCTTGATCTGGTTGAGATTGTGCCAAATGCAGAACCGCCTGTTTGTAAAATTATTGATCTAGGCAAACTGAAATATCAAAATCAAAAAAAAGCAGCTGAAACACGTAAAAAACAAAAGACTATTGAAGTCAAAGAAATCAAGATGCGACCAAATGTTGATGTCCATGATTATGAGGTGAAACTTAAAGCCGTTCACCGTTTTATTGATCATGGTAATAAAGTAAAAATTACTTTGCGTTTCCGTGGTCGTGAAATGGCACACCAAGATCTTGGAATGAAGCTTCTTCAGCGAGTTAAAGAAGATACAAGTGGAATTGCTAAAATTGAATCTGAGCCCAAACTTGAAGGTCGCCAAATGATGATGGTCATAGCGCCTAAATAA
- a CDS encoding alpha/beta hydrolase, whose product MDQNIPCQFFSFEDTALAVRHRKGSHSPGLVWLSGYRSDMLGSKAMVVDAFAQKNNLSCLRFDYSGHGESEGDFFEGTISRWVKESLAVFEAYCEGPQILIGSSMGGWIALRLAMILAQKNKPLAGIILIAPAPDFTQALIEPTLTTVEWKALEEKGYFERSSMHDLEPTPFTKTLLEDGRNNCVMKGCIDIGCSVHILQGMEDEIVPYQHALALLDHLPLHDVTLTLVRDANHRFSRPQDLDCFEKVLMSLIDRINEPSKSGSLIVET is encoded by the coding sequence ATAGATCAAAATATCCCTTGTCAGTTTTTTTCGTTTGAAGATACAGCTCTTGCTGTGCGTCATCGTAAAGGTAGTCATTCTCCGGGGTTAGTTTGGTTATCTGGTTATCGATCTGATATGCTAGGAAGCAAGGCAATGGTGGTTGATGCTTTTGCTCAAAAAAATAATTTGTCTTGTTTGCGTTTTGATTATTCCGGTCATGGGGAATCAGAAGGAGATTTTTTTGAAGGTACGATTTCACGCTGGGTGAAAGAAAGTTTAGCGGTTTTTGAAGCTTATTGTGAAGGACCACAAATTTTAATTGGTTCCTCTATGGGTGGATGGATTGCTTTAAGGCTTGCTATGATACTTGCGCAGAAAAATAAACCACTCGCCGGGATAATATTGATTGCACCTGCTCCTGATTTTACACAAGCTTTGATTGAACCAACTTTAACTACGGTAGAATGGAAAGCTTTGGAAGAAAAAGGTTATTTTGAACGTTCTTCAATGCATGATTTAGAACCAACACCTTTTACAAAGACATTACTTGAAGATGGGCGAAATAACTGCGTTATGAAAGGATGTATTGATATTGGGTGCTCAGTTCATATTCTGCAAGGGATGGAAGATGAAATAGTTCCCTATCAGCATGCATTAGCTTTACTTGATCATTTGCCTTTGCATGATGTAACATTAACGCTTGTTCGTGATGCAAACCACCGGTTTTCACGTCCACAAGATTTGGATTGTTTTGAAAAAGTGTTGATGTCATTAATTGATCGAATCAATGAACCATCAAAATCTGGTTCATTGATTGTAGAGACATGA
- a CDS encoding M48 family metallopeptidase produces MAIYEQDFILSDRVVPLRVREYKHARRFTLRIDANGQGICLTIPPVMNLNAVQSFLEKHRCWIETHLTHALISRESSYLKEGATIPLLGVAHIIKHKEGRGVDEIITGDVEQKPQIVIYSRLEYLPRRIADVLKKQAKIIITPLVEHYAHKVERKVKSIRYKDMKSRWGSCSVNGHLSFSWRLIMAPREVVEYVVAHEVVHLIEMNHGSQFWNLCEKLCPDSKIYHAWLKKNGHTLHAINFH; encoded by the coding sequence ATGGCTATTTATGAGCAAGATTTTATTCTCTCTGATCGTGTTGTGCCTCTACGGGTGCGAGAATATAAACATGCACGTCGTTTTACGTTACGCATTGATGCGAATGGACAGGGGATTTGTTTAACAATACCACCGGTGATGAATCTTAATGCGGTTCAGTCTTTTCTTGAAAAACATCGTTGTTGGATAGAAACACATCTTACTCATGCCCTCATTTCCCGTGAGAGTTCTTATCTCAAGGAAGGTGCAACAATTCCTTTATTGGGTGTTGCGCACATTATAAAACATAAAGAAGGACGTGGGGTGGATGAAATCATTACAGGTGATGTGGAACAAAAACCGCAAATTGTTATCTATAGTCGGTTAGAATATCTGCCAAGGCGAATTGCTGATGTTTTAAAAAAGCAAGCTAAAATCATTATAACACCACTAGTAGAACATTATGCACATAAAGTAGAACGTAAAGTTAAATCAATCCGCTATAAAGATATGAAAAGCCGCTGGGGATCATGTTCAGTAAATGGGCATCTATCTTTTTCATGGCGTCTTATTATGGCACCAAGAGAAGTTGTTGAGTATGTTGTTGCGCATGAGGTGGTTCATCTTATCGAGATGAATCATGGATCACAATTTTGGAATCTTTGTGAGAAGCTTTGTCCAGATAGTAAAATTTATCATGCTTGGTTGAAGAAGAATGGTCATACATTGCATGCAATCAATTTTCACTAA
- the dapE gene encoding succinyl-diaminopimelate desuccinylase → MPVLTDPIQLLQALIRCPSVTPHEAGALSTLEHFLTKLGFTVERPVFVDKNTEDVENLYAKIGNKGPHLMFAGHSDVVPPGELGNWTYPPFKGVIDQGKLYGRGAVDMKGGIACFIAALARIVEKQPIKGTISFLITGDEEGPALNGTVKLLKWAVQKGEKWTAAIVGEPTSVKVVGDMIKIGRRGSISGIIRVQGRQGHVAFPERAANPLPLANKLIQALIQTPLDQGTKNFQASNLELTSIDTGNCAVNIIPMHTVIRFNIRYNDLWTRETLIAEIENRLALVQSEDNHNELPFYQLEWVQNLGSVFLTQNDKLIETLSNAIESVTGNRPELSTSGGTSDARFIKDYCPVVEFGLPGQTMHMVDECVTLDALESLTSIYERFIVDFFA, encoded by the coding sequence ATGCCTGTCCTTACAGATCCTATTCAGTTATTACAGGCACTTATCCGTTGTCCTTCTGTTACACCTCATGAAGCAGGTGCTTTATCGACTTTGGAACACTTTTTGACAAAACTGGGGTTTACTGTTGAACGCCCTGTTTTTGTAGATAAAAATACAGAAGATGTTGAGAATCTTTACGCAAAGATTGGAAATAAAGGTCCACATCTTATGTTTGCGGGTCATAGTGATGTAGTTCCACCTGGTGAGCTGGGCAATTGGACTTATCCTCCTTTTAAGGGGGTCATAGATCAAGGGAAACTATATGGAAGGGGTGCTGTTGATATGAAGGGAGGCATAGCGTGCTTTATAGCGGCGCTAGCGCGGATTGTTGAGAAACAGCCAATTAAAGGGACAATAAGTTTTTTGATAACTGGTGATGAAGAAGGTCCTGCCCTTAACGGTACGGTAAAACTTTTAAAATGGGCAGTACAAAAAGGCGAAAAATGGACTGCGGCTATTGTTGGTGAACCCACGAGTGTAAAAGTTGTTGGCGATATGATCAAAATTGGTCGTCGGGGGTCAATTTCCGGTATTATTAGAGTGCAGGGTCGGCAAGGTCATGTCGCTTTTCCTGAGCGAGCAGCCAATCCATTACCTTTAGCAAATAAGCTTATCCAAGCACTGATACAAACTCCTCTGGATCAAGGAACAAAAAATTTTCAAGCAAGTAATTTAGAATTAACAAGTATCGATACGGGTAATTGTGCTGTCAATATTATTCCTATGCACACGGTAATCCGTTTTAATATACGCTACAATGATCTTTGGACAAGAGAAACGCTTATTGCTGAAATTGAAAATCGTCTTGCGTTGGTACAATCAGAAGATAATCATAATGAGCTTCCATTTTATCAACTTGAATGGGTACAGAATTTGGGTAGTGTTTTCTTAACTCAAAATGATAAACTGATTGAAACTTTATCGAACGCTATTGAAAGCGTGACAGGAAACAGACCAGAACTTTCAACTTCTGGCGGCACATCAGATGCACGGTTTATTAAGGATTATTGTCCCGTTGTTGAATTCGGTTTACCAGGGCAAACCATGCATATGGTGGACGAATGCGTAACCCTTGATGCATTGGAAAGTCTCACTTCGATTTATGAGCGTTTCATTGTTGATTTTTTTGCATAA
- the hemW gene encoding radical SAM family heme chaperone HemW: protein MAEPFGIYIHWPFCVAKCPYCDFNSHVRKSEVDQQRFVAAFKREMATQYLMIGPRHITSIFIGGGTPSLMTPQTVDALLQTVAKNWTIDDKTEITLEANPSSVEAERFRGYRAAGINRLSLGVQALNDKALRQLGRLHDVKQALNVIALAREIFTRLSFDLIYARPEQTLKQWKYELSQAIDLAADHLSLYQLTIEEGTVFKKLHAAGKLIPPVPQLAADLYNLTQEITTMHGLPAYEISNHAMPGAESRHNLLYWRYHEYAGFGPGAHGRFIQRPMENFPIFSKIPLSKTKKLERYVTMNEKHPERWLELVETTGHGCTETEQLTRRQQANEMLLMGLRLSEGLDLTRYETLSLKSLSPVKLANLQQQGLVEMSDNQRLKATTKGYIVLDYIISQLAN from the coding sequence ATGGCTGAACCTTTCGGTATTTACATTCATTGGCCTTTTTGTGTTGCTAAATGTCCTTATTGTGATTTTAATTCGCACGTTCGCAAAAGTGAGGTGGATCAACAACGTTTTGTAGCCGCCTTTAAACGCGAAATGGCAACACAATATCTTATGATAGGCCCCCGTCATATTACAAGTATTTTTATAGGCGGTGGTACACCTTCCCTTATGACGCCTCAAACTGTTGATGCATTACTACAAACTGTTGCTAAAAATTGGACAATTGATGATAAGACTGAAATCACATTAGAAGCTAATCCCTCCAGTGTAGAAGCAGAGCGCTTTCGCGGCTATCGTGCGGCAGGTATTAATCGCTTATCTTTAGGTGTACAAGCACTCAACGATAAAGCCCTGCGACAACTTGGCCGTCTTCATGATGTTAAACAAGCTCTTAATGTTATCGCTTTAGCGCGTGAAATCTTTACACGTTTATCTTTTGATTTAATCTATGCCCGCCCTGAGCAAACACTCAAACAGTGGAAATATGAACTTTCTCAAGCTATTGATCTAGCAGCAGACCACCTTTCCCTTTATCAACTAACCATTGAAGAAGGGACCGTCTTTAAAAAACTTCATGCCGCAGGAAAACTTATTCCTCCAGTACCACAGCTGGCAGCAGACCTTTATAACCTTACCCAAGAAATAACGACTATGCATGGCCTTCCTGCTTACGAAATCTCAAACCATGCAATGCCTGGCGCTGAATCTCGTCATAATCTTCTTTATTGGCGTTATCATGAATATGCAGGTTTTGGCCCAGGAGCACATGGACGCTTTATACAACGCCCGATGGAAAATTTTCCTATTTTTTCCAAAATACCACTATCCAAAACTAAAAAACTTGAACGTTATGTCACAATGAATGAAAAACATCCCGAACGTTGGCTTGAATTGGTAGAAACCACAGGCCATGGCTGTACCGAAACAGAACAATTAACAAGAAGACAACAGGCCAACGAAATGTTGCTCATGGGTTTGCGTCTTTCAGAAGGTCTTGATCTTACACGTTACGAAACCTTAAGCTTAAAAAGTTTATCACCAGTCAAACTTGCCAATTTACAACAACAAGGCTTGGTAGAAATGTCAGACAACCAGCGCTTAAAAGCTACAACTAAAGGATATATTGTTCTCGATTACATCATTAGTCAATTGGCAAATTAA
- a CDS encoding ABC transporter ATP-binding protein has product MAKIQTSLSGKYLIIRLLRENFHKHVYWYSAAIVSMIIIALTTAISAWMMRDIVNHIIDGHNFNMIVFISSIFAFIFILKGVATFAQTYCLSKAGNSIIAEQQRKIYARLMKQGISFYQNNASSDLLVRVTHNTTAARNIIDIIITTFVRDLLSVIGLLVVMFIQNFTLIVITLTVGPLAFLGVRMALKRIRGLMEKELLSLGEIIKVMQETAVGIHVIKAFSLEELMKKRMNKAICDVEKQANSIALLEAATHPIMETLAGIAIAVIICFSGYLATQRTGVQGELMSFLVALLLIYEPAKRLANVRVKIESGLVSIRAMFEILDHPLTVIEHKEAKDFNKTHCSIRFKHVSFAYMDNQPVLNDINLEIEAGKMTALVGPSGSGKSTLINLIMRLYDPTQGSIFINDQDIRFITFRSLRNLIAYVGQDTFLFQGTIKYNIELGKKGTSDNDIIKAAKAANAHNFIMDLPQGYDTQVGENGNNLSGGQKQRIAIARAIFHNSKILIFDEATSALDSHAEAQINETLQNLTKKCTILVIAHRLSTIAHADKIIVIQNGQLVEQGTQIELLAKKKGIYKKLHNTQFKKQEF; this is encoded by the coding sequence ATGGCCAAAATACAAACATCCCTTTCTGGTAAATACCTTATCATCCGTCTTTTACGAGAGAATTTTCATAAACATGTGTATTGGTATAGCGCAGCTATTGTTTCAATGATCATTATTGCATTGACTACTGCAATTAGTGCATGGATGATGCGTGATATTGTTAATCATATTATTGATGGACACAATTTTAATATGATTGTTTTCATCTCTAGTATTTTTGCTTTTATTTTTATTCTCAAAGGGGTTGCAACTTTTGCCCAAACCTATTGTCTAAGTAAAGCAGGCAATAGTATCATTGCTGAACAACAGCGTAAAATTTACGCACGTCTTATGAAGCAAGGCATCTCTTTTTATCAAAATAATGCTTCATCCGATCTTCTTGTTCGTGTAACTCATAATACAACAGCAGCTCGTAATATCATCGATATAATTATCACAACCTTTGTGCGTGATTTACTTTCTGTCATTGGCCTTTTGGTTGTTATGTTTATTCAAAATTTTACGTTAATTGTCATTACCTTAACGGTAGGACCTCTTGCATTTTTAGGAGTGCGAATGGCCTTAAAACGTATTCGTGGTCTAATGGAAAAAGAACTTCTCTCGCTAGGAGAAATCATCAAAGTTATGCAAGAGACTGCTGTTGGTATTCACGTAATTAAAGCTTTTTCACTAGAAGAATTAATGAAAAAACGCATGAATAAAGCTATTTGTGACGTTGAAAAACAAGCAAACAGTATTGCACTGCTTGAAGCTGCTACACATCCAATTATGGAAACGCTTGCCGGCATCGCAATCGCAGTTATTATTTGTTTTTCCGGCTATCTTGCAACCCAACGTACCGGTGTTCAAGGTGAATTAATGTCTTTTCTTGTAGCTTTGCTCCTTATTTATGAACCTGCTAAAAGATTGGCGAATGTGCGTGTTAAAATTGAATCTGGTTTAGTCAGCATCCGCGCAATGTTCGAAATACTTGATCATCCACTTACTGTTATAGAACATAAAGAAGCTAAAGACTTTAATAAAACTCACTGCTCTATTCGTTTTAAACATGTCTCTTTTGCCTATATGGACAATCAACCTGTCTTAAACGACATCAACCTGGAAATAGAAGCAGGAAAAATGACAGCATTAGTGGGACCATCCGGTTCAGGGAAATCAACCCTTATCAATCTTATCATGCGCCTTTATGATCCTACACAAGGATCTATATTTATTAATGATCAAGACATTCGCTTTATCACATTTCGCTCCCTTAGAAACCTCATAGCTTATGTAGGACAGGATACTTTTTTGTTTCAAGGAACTATTAAATATAACATCGAACTTGGAAAAAAAGGTACCAGCGACAATGATATTATAAAAGCAGCAAAAGCAGCCAATGCTCATAACTTTATCATGGATCTACCTCAGGGTTATGATACACAAGTGGGCGAGAATGGAAATAATCTTTCAGGAGGTCAAAAACAACGTATCGCTATTGCTCGTGCAATATTTCACAACAGTAAAATCTTGATTTTTGATGAAGCCACAAGCGCATTAGATTCACACGCTGAAGCCCAAATTAATGAGACACTTCAAAACCTCACTAAAAAGTGTACAATTCTTGTGATTGCTCACCGCCTTTCAACAATTGCGCATGCTGATAAAATTATTGTAATACAAAATGGGCAATTAGTTGAACAAGGTACTCAGATAGAACTTTTAGCAAAGAAAAAAGGCATTTATAAAAAGCTTCATAATACTCAATTTAAAAAACAAGAATTTTAG